From the genome of Loxodonta africana isolate mLoxAfr1 chromosome 4, mLoxAfr1.hap2, whole genome shotgun sequence:
AGCCAATGCTCTTAACCTCTTCTGCTGCTAAATTGCATCCATGTTTTCAAAGGGAAACAGCAACTGGTACCTACTTTGTCACTCAATGTATATTTTAAAGggagcccctggatggtgcaaacagttaatgtgctcagctgctaaccaaagggttggcggttcgagtccaccaagggatgccttggaagaaaggcctggcaatttgcttccaaaaaatcagccatagataactctacggagcacagttctactccaacacacacagggtcgccaagagttggagttgacttgatggcaactgtattttttgtttttactttgtcTTTGCCCTGCAACTGCCATTTGGGCAACAAAGGGCATGTGAGTATTTTACTTAAAGGAAGAGTCTACTTTATCGTTAGAATTAATAGCAACGAAGACTTTCTTCCTCCATGAGTTTGTTTTACCCCCACGCGATGTGGACCTGGGTTTTCTCAGAGTAGCACTGTTTTTAGTACAGCATCTCTTCCTCAGTGTTTGGTGTGAccctttcatttcttattaaTGACTCACAGAACAAGCCCAGCTCCACAATGACAACAGCAATGGCGCTATCAGTTAACATCTGTTTTCTTGTTAAAACAAATGGCTACTTATTAAGTGCCCACAGAGAGGACTCCACCATAAAGATTTCACAAAGCCCAAATGCCTTCGGAAATGTAAACTGACCAGCTCAAGTTTCCCTAGGAAATAACGGTTTCGATCTGCTTTAACAGCCAATGTGCACGTTACATCTTTCGATCACCTTAGGCTACTCAAAGCAAGAAAACAATCAAGCATCTTTCTGTAACCAAGATAAGCAAACCTTTACTCTTATGAACACTTTGATCTGAGGATGGCAAAGTAATTTCCTCTCACATTTACACAGACTGTGGGACATGAGtcgtccctgggtgatgcaaatgattaccatgctcagctgctaatggaaaggttggcagtttgagtccatccaggagcctggtgatctacttctgaaaaatagccattgaaaaccctatggagatcaAGGACCCAACAGACAGGTCCtgatcaaaaagaggaaaaacatggAATAGAACTTCTAACTcatatggaaaccagacttactggatctaCTGAGACTGGGGAAATCCCCGAATCTAATGCCCAcaaatagtctttaaaccttgaactgagaCTATCCCATGAAGCCATCATTAAACTAAACAATGGTTTAGCCTGATTAATAAAGAAGGTTTGCTGAGAGCATAGAGCTCTTACGGTTATCTATATGAGTGAAAACTGACAACTgttaatctaaagcacagatgggaactttaaggggcagagagcttaaattaatggtgatgaaacaatatgggtagagacagtgagaatgttgacacaacaTTAAGTATGTATCCAATGTTATTgaactgttcatgtagaaatCGTGAATGGACGTATGTCTGGTTGTATACATAGCCACCAAATATacaatatatgtatttaaaaaaccctgtggagcacaattctactctgacacatatggggtcaccaggagtcacagCTGACTCGATAGTCACTGGTATAGATCATGACTCCTAGGGATTATCTTTTAAAGGATTGGAAGGTAGTAGTTTGGgttgctctttcttcctttttgctaaACTGGGATGACAGGGCTGGCTCTTACCTGTGCAGTGAAGAAGGCTGGGGTGAGGGATCCCGAGGGCAAGGCTGGGCTGTTAAGGGCGATGGATCCAATGTCGGTGCCGGAGAGCACCAGTGGGGGTGCAGAGATTTCCAAGCCTTTGGGTTTTTTGGCCTTTGGGGGGAGAGACAGCGACTTGGTCTTGGAGCCCGATGACAGGTTCAAAGGCTCCAGGGAATCCGAGTCATGGCAGGTGGCCTCCAGGAAGAGGCTTCTGTGTTCAGAAGGGAGGGGTGAGTTGGGGGATAGGGATGGGGACCGCGATGAGGAGGGTGACGCGGAGGAAACGCTGGCAGCATTTGGCAACATTAAGGAGGAGATCTTGGCTGAGACGGACGAGGCCAGGTAGGCAGATGCAGCTGCGGCCTCGGACGTGGAGGGCAGGGACACCACAGGCCTGGTGACATGCTTGTTGGTTTTATTAGCCACAAACCTGATGACAGTCCTGACTTCTTCCACGGGAGGACTGCCTTCAGGCTGCTCCTCCAGCTTCTCTGTCTTGATTGCCTTGAAAGAATCTGGTGGGTTCTGTAGGGAGTTGATGGTGAAGGATGAGTACAGGCCTGAGTGGATATATTCATTGCGGCTCGTGCTTTTGAGGGCCGACAGGCTGTGTTTGTGCGCCTCGCGGCCCTCGGGCGGCACCTTACAGTCTCTGTCCTGCAGCAAAAGGCTCTCCCGGCTGATCTCCACTGCGTGTGGATCCATCTTCAGTATCTCTGGGAAAGAGACAAACTTGTACACAAACTTCTGCCCAATCACCTTCTTGATGATGTTCTGTGAATACAAAAGTGAACAATTACAATATTAGTACACCAGGGAAACTGAGTAACAGAGTCAGAGTGGTGAATTTTGCTGGCAGATGCACCAACATATTCCTGATTTATACATCTTTGCTAAAGTATCATGGAAAAAGGAATAAGAGACAGAAGAATTGAGTTTGCATTTTGGCTTTACCAATTACATACCAGCGGTGTGGTCTCTGGCAGACTGAGTGTcattttcagtttccttatctgtaaagggGAGccttggcggcacagtggttaagcgtttggctgctaaccaaaaggtcagcagttcgaatccaccagctgctccttggaaaccctatgaggtagttctactctgtcctatagggctgctataagtcagaattgactcgaaggcaatgggccGTTTGTTGTTATCTGtaaacggagtccctgggtggtacaaacggttaacgtgcttggttgctaacagaaaggttggaggtttgcatctatccagaggtgccttggaagaaaggcctgcgatctaattccaaaagattccaaccttgaaaaccctatagagcacagtctactctgacacacgtggggtcaccaagagtcagaattgactggacggcaactggtttttcactGATAAGGTGAGGATTATCATACCTATACCTATACGTATACTAAGAGTTGCCATTTCTTAAGCACTTACTCTGTGGTTGGCATTATCCATACATTATCTCATATAATCTGTACTACTAAATCTGTAAGCCTAAAAGGAAGGTGCTATTATTCCCACTTTAAGAATTAGGAAAATAAGCTCAGAGAGCTTAAATAACACACACAGCCATATGGTAAGTAAGTGATAAAGGCAGTCTTTCCTTAATCATAATACAGAATTCTCTTACCCACCCCTGGGAGTTGTGAGAATTCAGGGCAATAATAATGTGAAAGTATTCTGTAAGCTGGAAAGCATTATAGAAATGTAAGTCATTATCACCAAGCACCACAACATTTTCTTAAATCATgtaaccatttttttcttttttaattttctgccaAGAAAGTCACTGGAGGAAAAGCAACTTGTCTGTTTGGATACTGACGGCATTAATATGGTATTTTAAGTTGCTGGAATCCACTTCTGGCTCTTCAATTTGTGGCTCTGGTCCTCAAACATGAGGATGTAAATGAAAAACAATCATCATTGCTACGGCTTCCACACCCCTTTGGGAGGACAGACTTTATCTGAAAGGCTGTAGTGTTCTTGACGTTTATTAGATTGATACTATCAAATACTATCTACCAAATACGTGCTGTGGGCCTCACCCTATGCTTGACTTTCTGATCTAGGAGCTTAAGGGAGACAAATGGCTTCCCAGAAGCACAAAGAACTAGCGCCATCCTGTGGGAATAGGTCCTAGGATGTTTCCTTATACACAGTTTCTCTAAAACTTGGTATGaaccagggttaaaaaaaaaaaaatcatttgcagGAGAAGAATTTTAGAaacagcatttattgagcacttctgTACTGGGCCATTTATGCaagctatctcatttaatcctcactaaCTCTCTTGTAGGGTGGGAGGAAGCATCCTTGAGACCTAAACAATCTCAGAAAGAGGGGGGCCACTTGCCCAAGATCCACAGATCTACCAGTTGATTCTAAAGACTAAGCTTTTTCACATCTCCACATGTGAATTCTGGGAGGGAGACAATCAAAGAGCACCCAAGTAGACACAAAATTGAATCAAATGTTGGTCTTCCTTTTGTGATCAcagtttggtgcataaatatattGTGTTTTTGCCTGGCCCTTGTTacattaaaaaccagttgccattgagtcgatttcccaactcatggtgaccccatgtgtatccgaatagaactgtactccatagggttttcaatggctgatt
Proteins encoded in this window:
- the ELK3 gene encoding ETS domain-containing protein Elk-3 produces the protein MESAITLWQFLLQLLLDQKHEHLICWTSNDGEFKLLKAEEVAKLWGLRKNKTNMNYDKLSRALRYYYDKNIIKKVIGQKFVYKFVSFPEILKMDPHAVEISRESLLLQDRDCKVPPEGREAHKHSLSALKSTSRNEYIHSGLYSSFTINSLQNPPDSFKAIKTEKLEEQPEGSPPVEEVRTVIRFVANKTNKHVTRPVVSLPSTSEAAAASAYLASSVSAKISSLMLPNAASVSSASPSSSRSPSLSPNSPLPSEHRSLFLEATCHDSDSLEPLNLSSGSKTKSLSLPPKAKKPKGLEISAPPLVLSGTDIGSIALNSPALPSGSLTPAFFTAQTPNGLLLTPSPLLSSIHFWSSLSPVAPLSPARLQGPNTLFQFPTLLNGHMPVPIPSLDRAASPVLLSSSSQKS